A stretch of Microtus pennsylvanicus isolate mMicPen1 chromosome 5, mMicPen1.hap1, whole genome shotgun sequence DNA encodes these proteins:
- the Zranb1 gene encoding ubiquitin thioesterase ZRANB1 isoform X3 gives MLAILLTEVSQQAAKCIPAMVCPELTEQIRREIAASLHQRKGDFACYFLTDLVTFTLPADIEDLPPTVQEKLFDEVLDRDVQKELEEESPIINWSLELATRLDSRLYALWNRTAGDCLLDSVLQATWGIYDKDSVLRKALHDSLHDCSHWFYTRWKDWESWYSQSFGLHFSLREEQWQEDWAFILSLASQPGASLEQTHIFVLAHILRRPIIVYGVKYYKSFRGETLGYTRFQGVYLPLLWEQSFCWKSPIALGYTRGHFSALVAMENDGYGNRGAGANLNTDDDVTITFLPLVDSERKLLHVHFLSAQELGNEEQQEKLLREWLDCCVTEGGVLVAMQKSSRRRNHPLVTQMVEKWLDRYRQIRPCTSLSDGEEDEDEEDE, from the exons ATGTTAGCAATATTACTTACAGAG GTGTCTCAACAAGCAGCAAAATGTATTCCAGCAATGGTGTGTCCTGAACTGACAGAACAAATCCGGAGAGAAATAGCTGCTTCTCTTCACCAGAGAAAGGGAGATTTTGCTTGCTATTTTCTGACTGACCTTGTAACATTTACATTGCCCGCAG ATATTGAAGATTTGCCTCCAACAGTTCAAGAAAAATTATTTGATGAGGTGCTTGATAGAGATGTTCAAAAAG AGCTAGAGGAAGAATCTCCAATTATAAACTGGTCTTTGGAGTTGGCTACACGTTTGGACAGTCGATTGTATGCACTTTGGAACCGGACTGCCGGAGATTGTTTACTTGACTCAGTACTACAAGCTACCTGGGGCATTTATGACAAAGACTCGGTGCTTCGGAAAGCCCTGCATGACAGCCTGCATGACTGTTCACATTG GTTTTACACACGCTGGAAAGACTGGGAATCGTGGTATTCCCAGAGCTTCGGTTTACATTTTTCACTGAGGGAAGAACAATGGCAAGAAGACTGGGCATTTATACTCTCTCTAGCTAGTCAG CCCGGAGCAAGTTTGGAACAGACACACATTTTTGTACTCGCACATATTCTTAGACGACCAATTATAGTTTATGGAGTAAAATACTATAAGAGTTTCCGGGGAGAAACTTTAGGATATACTCGGTTTCAAG GAGTTTATCTGCCTTTGTTGTGGGAACAGAGTTTTTGTTGGAAAAGTCCAATTGCCCTGGGCTATACAAGGGGCCACTTCTCTGCTTTGGTTGCCATGGAGAATGATGGGTATGGCAACCGAGGTGCTGGTGCTAATCTCAACACAGATGATGATGTCACCATCACATTTCTGCCTCTGGTTGACAGCGAGAGGAAGCTTCTTCATGTGCACTTCCTTTCTGCTCAGGAG CTAGGTAATGAGGAGCAGCAAGAAAAACTGCTCAGAGAATGGTTGGACTGCTGTGTGACTGAGGGGGGAGTTCTAGTGGCTATGCAGAAAAGCTCTCGGAGGAGAAACCACCCATTGGTCACACAAATGGTAGAAAAATGGCTTGATCGCTACAGACAGATCCGGCCTTGTACATCCCTGTCTGATggagaggaagatgaggatgaggaggatgaatga